From Pelotomaculum schinkii, one genomic window encodes:
- a CDS encoding iron-containing alcohol dehydrogenase has translation MSNFNMYVPTRIVFGRGRLNELHKQNMPGKKALLVITNGKSAKESGALARTEEELHIAGVETILFDRIQANPTKTVVMDGAAAAKENCCDFVVALGGGSVMDASKAIAFMATNPGDVWDYINGGTGKKMPMQNQPLPVICITTTAGTGSEVDQWGVITNEETNEKIGFGGYDSLFPVLAVVDPELMKSVPPAFTAYQGFDALFHSTESYISTYASLMSDMYALTAIENVGKYLVRAYKDGSDMEAREHMAFANTLSGAVMTISVTTAEHSIEHAMSAYHPNLPHGAGLIMISKAFYEFFIERHACDDKFINMARAMGMKDASRPEDFITMLVQMQKDCGVDNLKMSDYGIKPDEFNKIARNARETMGGLFTANPCEMKHEDVVEVLRKSFK, from the coding sequence ATGAGTAACTTCAATATGTATGTACCCACAAGAATCGTTTTCGGCCGCGGCAGACTGAATGAACTGCACAAACAAAATATGCCGGGCAAAAAGGCCCTTCTTGTCATCACCAACGGCAAATCCGCAAAGGAGAGCGGTGCGCTTGCCAGAACGGAAGAGGAACTGCATATAGCCGGAGTGGAAACGATCCTGTTTGACCGGATTCAGGCAAATCCCACAAAAACAGTCGTTATGGACGGAGCGGCGGCTGCAAAAGAAAACTGCTGCGATTTTGTTGTGGCGCTCGGCGGCGGCAGCGTTATGGACGCAAGCAAGGCCATCGCTTTTATGGCAACCAACCCCGGCGACGTATGGGATTATATCAATGGCGGCACGGGCAAGAAAATGCCCATGCAGAACCAACCGCTGCCTGTTATCTGCATCACGACCACTGCAGGAACAGGAAGCGAAGTCGACCAGTGGGGAGTTATTACCAATGAGGAGACAAACGAGAAAATCGGATTCGGCGGATATGATTCCCTGTTTCCCGTATTGGCTGTTGTTGATCCAGAGCTGATGAAATCCGTTCCGCCGGCATTCACGGCATATCAGGGCTTTGACGCGCTGTTTCATTCCACCGAAAGCTACATTTCCACCTACGCAAGTCTGATGAGCGATATGTATGCGCTGACTGCTATTGAAAACGTGGGCAAATATCTTGTCCGTGCCTATAAGGATGGCAGCGATATGGAAGCAAGGGAGCACATGGCTTTTGCCAACACGCTGTCCGGTGCAGTTATGACGATCAGTGTAACGACAGCAGAGCATTCCATTGAACACGCTATGTCTGCCTACCACCCGAATCTGCCGCACGGCGCGGGGCTGATCATGATCTCCAAGGCATTCTACGAGTTCTTTATTGAACGTCATGCCTGTGATGATAAGTTTATTAATATGGCGAGAGCTATGGGCATGAAGGACGCTTCCAGGCCGGAGGATTTCATTACCATGCTGGTGCAGATGCAGAAAGACTGCGGCGTTGACAATCTGAAAATGTCCGATTATGGCATCAAACCGGATGAATTCAACAAGATTGCCCGCAACGCAAGAGAAACGATGGGCGGTCTGTTTACGGCCAATCCCTGTGAGATGAAGCACGAGGATGTTGTAGAAGTATTAAGAAAATCTTTTAAATAA
- a CDS encoding DUF362 domain-containing protein, producing the protein MEKAKVYFTDFHTVAYGDGLPAKLKKLIKAAGIGQIDMDGKFVAIKMHFGELGNVGYLRPNYAKAVADVVKELGGQPFLTDCNTLYPGSRKNALEHLRCAWENGFTPLTVGCPVLIGDGLKGTDDIAVPVVGGEYVKEARIGHAIMDADVFISLTHFKGHEVAGFGGAIKNIGMGCGSRAGKLEQHCNGKPHVETKLCRGCRRCQRECANGGLEFDSESKKMHLNQDNCVGCGRCLGACNFDAIVVDYSAASKLLNCRMAEYAKAVVFDRPNFHISLVMDVSPNCDCHGENDVPILPNIGMFASFDPLALDQACVDACLSATPISGSQLANNMAKPDFVDHHDPFTNSTPESEWRSCLEHAEKIGLGTKEYELIVVKMF; encoded by the coding sequence ATGGAAAAAGCAAAAGTCTATTTTACAGATTTTCACACAGTAGCGTATGGCGACGGTTTACCCGCCAAGCTGAAAAAGTTGATCAAGGCGGCGGGCATCGGTCAAATCGACATGGACGGGAAATTTGTTGCCATTAAGATGCACTTTGGTGAGCTTGGCAACGTGGGTTATCTGCGTCCGAACTACGCCAAAGCAGTAGCCGATGTGGTGAAGGAGCTGGGCGGTCAGCCGTTCCTGACAGACTGTAATACCTTGTATCCTGGCAGCCGGAAAAATGCGCTGGAGCATCTTCGATGCGCCTGGGAAAATGGGTTTACTCCGCTGACTGTTGGGTGTCCCGTCCTGATCGGAGACGGGCTGAAAGGTACTGATGATATTGCGGTACCGGTGGTGGGCGGTGAGTATGTAAAAGAGGCCAGGATCGGACATGCCATCATGGATGCAGATGTCTTTATCAGCCTGACTCATTTCAAGGGACATGAAGTGGCAGGCTTCGGCGGCGCCATTAAAAATATCGGTATGGGGTGCGGCTCCCGCGCTGGCAAGTTAGAGCAGCACTGCAACGGCAAGCCGCATGTCGAGACGAAACTGTGCCGTGGCTGCAGAAGATGCCAGCGGGAGTGTGCCAACGGCGGATTGGAATTTGACAGTGAAAGTAAAAAGATGCATTTAAACCAGGATAATTGTGTAGGCTGCGGCCGCTGTCTGGGCGCATGCAATTTCGACGCGATCGTAGTTGATTATAGCGCTGCCAGTAAATTGCTGAACTGCCGTATGGCGGAGTATGCGAAAGCTGTTGTATTTGACCGCCCCAATTTTCATATTTCACTGGTGATGGATGTTTCACCGAACTGCGATTGCCATGGGGAAAATGATGTGCCTATCCTTCCGAATATCGGCATGTTTGCCTCGTTTGATCCGCTGGCTTTGGATCAGGCATGCGTGGATGCCTGCCTGTCGGCTACGCCCATATCGGGAAGCCAGTTGGCCAATAACATGGCAAAACCGGATTTTGTGGATCATCACGACCCCTTTACCAATTCTACTCCGGAATCGGAATGGCGGAGCTGTCTGGAACATGCCGAGAAGATTGGCTTAGGAACCAAGGAGTATGAGCTAATTGTTGTCAAGATGTTCTAA
- a CDS encoding cyclophilin-like fold protein, producing the protein MKNAAALALAFLMVLTLSVCTTEPSGSEQASNIESQNVPSTGESVRTQEPIVSSTGETKNTEIVSKDTKTNETMAIPDQEAMLTITVNNKDFTAAIEDNDTAKAFLAKLPLTLDMSELNGNEKYCYLSDSIRKDTSSCPGTIEAGDIMLYGGNCVVVFYEFVNTTYNYVKIGHISDSGELASALGSGDVTVTFSSRSIN; encoded by the coding sequence ATGAAAAATGCAGCGGCTTTGGCTCTGGCGTTTTTGATGGTTCTTACTCTTTCAGTCTGTACAACAGAACCGTCCGGTTCGGAACAGGCATCCAATATAGAATCACAAAATGTACCATCTACGGGTGAATCCGTAAGGACGCAGGAACCTATCGTTTCTTCTACAGGAGAAACAAAGAATACCGAGATAGTATCGAAAGATACTAAAACAAATGAAACTATGGCTATACCTGATCAAGAGGCTATGTTGACAATTACAGTTAACAATAAGGATTTCACAGCAGCGATTGAGGACAACGATACTGCAAAAGCGTTTCTTGCCAAATTACCGTTAACGCTTGATATGTCGGAACTGAACGGAAACGAAAAATACTGTTACTTATCGGACAGCATCCGTAAGGATACATCGTCCTGCCCCGGTACAATTGAAGCCGGCGATATCATGCTGTACGGCGGTAACTGTGTCGTGGTGTTTTATGAATTCGTCAACACCACGTACAATTATGTGAAGATCGGACACATAAGCGATTCCGGCGAACTTGCCTCCGCACTGGGCAGCGGAGATGTCACAGTTACATTTTCATCAAGGTCTATTAATTAA